A genomic stretch from Tenrec ecaudatus isolate mTenEca1 chromosome X, mTenEca1.hap1, whole genome shotgun sequence includes:
- the CCDC160 gene encoding coiled-coil domain-containing protein 160, whose protein sequence is MDAVKNPKETEQTSSYAALDCPGQASQPASATPATVDKTTKMEETYYLSSQKFREENKGKKKVSFPHLHEKEEEPKLRERKINIPKGTRATSSASCELSHLALCTQASCKTTEGRAPCTKESPSGRCHHRRGDPRQKPAGKTSLKVRPTLLKAELEDLNKKYKKIEEEFENAERELLNAKQEAPKKHLNFLETRAVTSKKDFELQALRNDLSKKATTVKTLSKELQQAQEVIHKLHLENRNLKEMVKNLKQRNEASNTLLQEEMKLYYELEIEKIRGELNAIKSELKMEKTLQARNNRALELLRTHFTSGRPTSALGPNPGNTSANPTK, encoded by the coding sequence ATGGATGCTGTCAAAAACCCCAAGGAGACAGAGCAGACGTCTTCTTACGCTGCACTGGATTGTCCAGGTCAGGCGTCTCAGCCAGCATCTGCAACACCAGCCACTGTAGACAAGACCACAAAAATGGAAGAGACTTATTACTTGTCCAGTCAGAAATTTCGTGAGGAgaataaagggaagaaaaaagtatcttttccccacctccatgaaaaagaagaagagccGAAgttaagagagagaaagataaataTTCCAAAGGGCACAAGAGCCACAAGTTCTGCCTCCTGTGAGCTATCTCACTTGGCTCTCTGCACTCAAGCCAGTTGTAAGACCACCGAAGGTCGTGCTCCTTGTACCAAGGAGTCAccaagtggaagatgccatcaccgAAGGGGTGACCCGAGGCAGAAACCAGCGGGCAAAACATCTCTCAAGGTTCGCCCAACCCTTTTAAAGGCAGAACTGGAAGACCTGAACAAGAAATACAAGAAAATCGAAGAAGAATTCGAAAATGCCGAACGAGAGCTTTTGAATGCTAAACAGGAAGCCCCCAAGAAACACCTGAATTTTCTAGAAACAAGGGCGGTGACTTCGAAGAAAGACTTTGAGCTCCAGGCTTTGAGAAATGACCTGTCCAAAAAAGCAACTACTGTCAAGACCTTATCCAAAGAGCTACAGCAAGCCCAAGAGGTCATCCACAAGCTGCACCTGGAGAACCGCAATTTAAAAGAAATGGTGAAGAACCTAAAGCAGCGAAACGAGGCAAGCAACACCCTCCTCCAAGAGGAGATGAAGCTGTATTATGaattagaaatagaaaagatTCGAGGGGAGCTGAACGCCATCAAGAGCGAACTGAAAATGGAGAAGACCCTGCAAGCAAGGAACAACAGGGCCCTGGAACTGCTGCGAACCCACTTTACCTCAGGAAGGCCAACCAGTGCCCTTGGCCCAAATCCAGGGAATACTTCTGCAAACCCTACAAAATGA